A DNA window from Drosophila sechellia strain sech25 chromosome X, ASM438219v1, whole genome shotgun sequence contains the following coding sequences:
- the LOC6615953 gene encoding uncharacterized protein DDB_G0284459: MTIPMGGGRSIPLRTAVGMQMQMQVANGNANLPLRLRRAMMSAPTSRFRNLQYQEHHLVQLGANILSRRQWCLCLLIIMSTLCSAVTVTSGTSGNSRRRSGGSGAVSSLEDTGEKAFPDQLALAASRRGSDDRGYSRRGSVIQSRSKEAPSKDYSFGQVELNLVRPEHESHPKLILSTTTAASGSGASVNLEDSKSAAEYVANAIKLAYKQPPTQLRGQSQNQNPNNNHIQAQKEQQPSTQRSYQEQRRDREILEMQLQKELQQQALLLSSGPSSPSSSGSSSSSSPSSPALAPAPVYEKEPVTRSYELYEHSTEAESHVQAQEQDIERHYRPKYSNNYNNNYAPYQPPQIYRNLEAEAEEKVRVSASTEIPKSEIMKQIEKSVIKYMKELEAEGKIISTPQETATPPPPPPPPSITKTYYKSQTLSSGLHSGSIPSSHSHSEEKRYSSSTVRPKYTVPPTTKQQQQQQLHHHQQQVLHPQHHSHQIAGKLRGSSLAITNSKPIQHFQSETETAYQAPDLPVDELSPNVEFIYKIKTRAPLQTATVKTVSKPYTLPLKSAEHFDHGAALKNIEEFDLSHVVPTPDRVERERERERDRDRERERERERDSREDQERLTNSGKPHKLYFNSEIYHDINALPYKSKEAALQEYRHKLKASGSSGELHPDYKGYSSSGYFAEPEAEGENESKLILNEEGYPYHYVLKKETLLDDHDSWLSHAHGHAHQHAHGHAHSHSNSNKHPSLEYDSYSPKFNNNPEGYGYQHTYKVRGQPGGGAGSGGVAGIGNNTGAGAGKRGKRGGVAHPRQEAIKKQLRSSEVKDLEASLALRPPPK, from the exons ATGACCATCCCGATGGGAGGAGGAAGATCCATTCCACTGCGAACGGCAGTgggaatgcaaatgcaaatgcaagtgGCGAATGGAAATGCGAATCTGCCA CTGAGACTCCGGCGCGCCATGATGTCAGCGCCCACATCTCGATTCCGTAATCTTCAATACCAGGAGCACCACCTCGTCCAGTTGGGAGCAAACATTCTCAGCCGGCGGCAATGGTGCCTGTGTCTGCTGATCATC ATGTCGACGCTTTGCAGTGCCGTGACTGTGACCTCAGGCACGTCTGGGAACAGTCGCCGTCGTTCGGGAGGTTCAGGAGCGGTGTCCTCCTTGGAAGACACTGGAGAGAAGGCCTTTCCCGATCAACTGGCTCTGGCAGCTAGTCGTAGGGGCTCCGACGATCGTGGTTACTCCAGGCGGGGATCGGTTATACAAAGCAGATCAAAGGAGGCGCCCAGCAAAG ATTACAGCTTTGGCCAGGTGGAATTAAATCTCGTTCGCCCAGAGCACGAATCGCATCCGAAGCTCATACTGAGCACCACAACTGCAGCATCCGGATCTGGAGCGTCTGTCAACCTAGAGGACTCCAAATCGGCAGCCGAGTATGTGGCCAATGCCATCAAGTTGGCCTACAAACAGCCACCGACTCAGCTGCGAGGTCAAAGCCAAAATCAGAACCCTAACAACAACCACATCCAGGCGCAGAAGGAACAGCAACCTTCCACCCAGAGAAGTTACCAGGAACAGAGAAGGGACAGAGAGATCCTGGAGATGCAATTGCAGAAGGAACTGCAACAGCAGGCCCTGCTCCTGTCCTCGGGACCCTCGTCGCCATCCTCGTCTGGATCGTCGTCCTCCTCTTCCCCGTCTTCTCCCGCCTTAGCACCTGCGCCAGTCTACGAAAAGGAACCCGTGACCCGGAGCTATGAGCTCTATGAACACTCAACCGAGGCCGAGTCCCATGTCCAGGCCCAAGAGCAAGACATCGAACGCCACTATCGCCCCAAGTACAGCaataactacaacaacaactacgCCCCCTATCAACCGCCGCAAATTTACAGAAATCTCGAGGCCGAGGCCGAGGAAAAAGTCAGGGTCTCTGCCTCCACGGAAATTCCCAAATCGGAGATAATGAAACAGATTGAAAAGTCCGTGATCAAGTACATGAAGGAACTAGAGGCCGAAGGTAAAATCATAAGTACGCCCCAAGAgacggccacgcccccaccaccaccgccgcctccgTCGATCACCAAGACCTACTACAAGTCGCAGACACTCTCATCTGGTCTCCATTCCGGTTCCATTCCATCGTCGCACTCGCACTCGGAGGAGAAGCGCTACAGCAGCAGTACAGTAAGGCCCAAGTATACGGTCCCACCAAcgacaaaacaacaacaacaacaacagttgcaccaccaccagcagcaggtgCTCCATCCACAGCACCACAGCCACCAAATAGCCGGAAAACTGAGGGGCTCTTCATTGGCAATAACGAACTCAAAGCCCATTCAGCACTTTCAGTCCGAAACGGAAACGGCATATCAGGCACCCGATTTGCCCGTCGACGAACTGAGTCCGAATGTGGAGTTTATTTACAAGATCAAGACCCGAGCTCCCCTACAAACGGCCACGGTGAAGACGGTTTCGAAGCCCTACACTTTGCCTCTGAAAAGTGCCGAGCACTTTGACCACGGTGCGGCCCTCAAGAACATCGAAGAATTCGATCTATCCCACGTAGTTCCCACTCCAGATCGAGTGGAACGCGAGCGGGAGAGGGAAAGGGACAGGGACAGGGAGAGGGAAAGGGAGAGGGAGCGTGATTCTCGGGAAGATCAGGAGAGGCTTACAAACTCTGGCAAGCCGCACAAGTTGTATTTCAATTCGGAAATCTATCATGACATCAATGCCTTGCCCTACAAAAGTAAAGAGGCAGCTCTGCAGGAATATCGACACAAGCTCAAGGCTTCCGGGTCGTCCGGGGAACTGCATCCAGACTACAAGGGCTACTCCTCCTCCGGTTACTTTGCCGAGCCGGAGGCAGAGGGGGAGAATGAATCAAAACTAATCCTCAACGAAGAAGGCTATCCCTATCATTATGTGCTGAAGAAGGAAACCCTGCTGGATGATCATGACTCCTGGTTGTCCCACGCacacggccacgcccaccagcaCGCccatggccacgcccactcgcacagcaacagcaacaagcaCCCGAGTCTCGAATACGACAGCTACAGTCCGAAGTTCAACAACAATCCCGAGGGCTACGGCTATCAGCACACGTACAAGGTCAGAGGTCAACCAGGAGGCGGCGCTGGGtcggggggcgtggctggaaTAGGCAATAACACGGGGGCCGGAGCTGGAAAGCGCGGCAAGCGGGGGGGCGTCGCTCATCCCAGACAAGAGGCGATTAAGAAGCAACTGCGCTCATCGGAGGTCAAGGACTTGGAAGCCAGTTTGGCTCTGAGGCCACCGCCCAAATAG
- the LOC6615951 gene encoding uncharacterized protein LOC6615951 isoform X1, whose protein sequence is MVQVLHHLILLFIVLINDVHGILQPSGYDDDTSPLPLRLDDLERDHLQQLDLNRPPLLPNHYEWHPDVAASLPPSYIQEAAQRDRERERDLERNRRLEELRQLQQQHQQLSSGYAFPVHLPGVLYVGPTAATPTPTPSAATTTVASSATRFAKPIVPYDLELGLRPIPYVTSNALPLPVPRPLPTPHARAPFIYGFTGQGNRAASHKLPVQPLLVQQSKQFAYAPAQPPQRHYANGPRVPLPYPPSFVSFTTRRPGSERSRPFRPSQPDPTPDLFAGRSSKSLIDSYIPSWEVLRLIRQHQPQQGFTPIARQTLAYPAPAHLRLYKRDSQEDRSRIVKKSLRQPGKLKETLPEP, encoded by the exons ATGGTC CAGGTGTTGCACCACCTGATTCTTCTATTCATCGTTTTGATTAACGATGTCCACGGCATCCTGCAACCTTCTGGCTACGACGACGACACTTCGCCACTGCCACTCCGCCTAGACGACTTGGAACGGGACCACCTGCAGCAGTTGGACCTCAATCGGCCGCCACTCTTGCCCAATCACTACGAATGGCACCCGGATGTGGCCGCCAGTCTGCCGCCCAGCTACATTCAGGAGGCTGCCCAACGGGATCGGGAGCGCGAGCGGGATCTCGAGCGTAATCGGCGACTGGAGGAGCTGcgtcagctgcagcagcagcatcagcagctgAGTTCGGGCTACGCCTTTCCTGTCCACCTGCCAGGTGTGCTCTATGT TGGTCCCacagctgccacgcccactcccacGCCCTCGGCAGCGACGACGACAGTGGCCTCCTCTGCCACTCGATTTGCCAAACCCATAGTTCCCTACGACTTGGAACTAGGGTTGCGCCCCATTCCATATGTAACCAGTAATGCCCTGCCCCTtccagtgccacgcccccttccgACACCCCATGCCCGAGCGCCGTTCATATACGGATTTACCGGCCAGGGCAACCGAGCTGCCAGCCACAAGCTGCCGGTTCAGCCCCTGCTGGTCCAGCAGTCCAAGCAGTTCGCCTACGCTCCCGCTCAGCCCCCCCAGCGGCATTACGCGAATGGGCCACGGGTACCGCTACCGTATCCCCCCAGCTTTGTGAGCTTCACCACTCGGAGACCGGGTTCGGAGCGGAGTAGGCCATTCCGGCCATCGCAGCCGGATCCCACGCCCGATTTGTTCGCTGGACGCTCCTCGAAATCACTGATCGACTCGTACATTCCCAGCTGGGAGGTACTGCGCCTGATTAGACAGCACCAGCCGCAGCAAGGATTCACTCCCATCGCACGCCAAACGCTCGCATATCCCGCTCCGGCGCACTTGAGGCTCTACAAGCGAGATTCCCAGGAGGACCGGTCGAGAATCGTGAAAAAATCGCTGAGACAGCCCGGCAAACTCAAGGAAACCTTACCCGAACCATAG
- the LOC6615952 gene encoding putative uncharacterized protein DDB_G0268364, with amino-acid sequence MRLALILGTLSAIVCLASSLSQSEASGSKGNGFPKKVTTLKKRPTKTPTTVPISISRATTLKPSKPRVKIGTSATTKSTTKAPALTETFGNLPADDLEFIKELDKQFKLHGDKIKIKVERDNSTSSGGKNSKRTIEGDLGYGYSHPGYDYTPPKFMFYPYSQHDIPSGFALPQPHPEEEEPHQPAMHHHHNHEQVTSVTIEPSYSYELKPQTSYETQPQHTAPEQPQIDLPQDEVESPSGAGGSSGHGGYQEPVIVLRIPGPAKYAAHLQTLLQQYLEIRAAQYLSLLQEADQQQQQQQHQHVEPSQQYGPPEPATYHQEVSYAHQLAPTPAPVQYAPIDDVYQSYKGRHQQQLQQQQYEPQQYYAPMDYQQPTQFYYAQPQSHLQQQPQLYLIAMAQPEPEPEPQQPQQHHHQQHHHHLQQQQHQPIYVPESDPPTGPSGGPEQEPEADHSLPITENNPRPTHTKVIFNPYPYQQQQQQQQQQQSTNIEEHQQQSEGERPFNYHAHAIKMRQGKRAAMPEPADGDVGPSSGDKGLQQIREYVREKLGAEMGSAVEYKTTQLLEG; translated from the exons ATGAGATTAGCGTTAATATTG GGCACTCTTAGTGCTATAGTGTGCTTGGCCAGCAGCTTGAGCCAGTCAGAGGCGAGTGGCTCAAAGGGCAATGGATTTCCCAAAAAGGTTACCACCCTGAAGAAGCGACCAACAAAAACGCCGACCACAGTTCCGATTTCCATAAGCAGAGCAACCACTTTGAAGCCCAGTAAGCCACGCGTGAAGATCGGCACATCGGCAACCACCAAGAGCACCACGAAAGCACCGGCCTTAACCGAAACATTTGGCAATCTGCCGGCGGATGACCTGGAATTCATTAAGGAGCTGGACAAGCAGTTCAAGCTGCACGGAGACAAGATCAAGATCAAGGTGGAGAGGGATAATTCCACGAGTAGCGGCGGCAAGAACAGCAAGAGGACCATCGAGGGGGATTTGGG ATACGGCTACTCGCATCCTGGCTATGATTACACGCCGCCCAAGTTCATGTTCTATCCATACTCACAGCATGATATTCCCTCGGGCTTTGCCCTTCCACAGCCACatccggaggaggaggagccacACCAGCCGGCAATGCACCATCATCACAATCACGAGCAAGTGACCAGCGTGACCATTGAGCCTTCATACTCATACGAGCTTAAGCCCCAGACCAGCTATGAAACCCAACCGCAGCACACTGCTCCCGAGCAGCCGCAGATTGATCTGCCCCAGGATGAAGTGGAAAGTCCCAGTGGTGCAGGTGGTTCCAGTGGCCACGGAGGATATCAGGAGCCTGTCATTGTCTTGCGTATTCCTGGACCCGCCAAGTACGCCGCCCATTTGCAGACCCTTCTCCAGCAGTATCTCGAGATCAGAGCGGCCCAGTACCTCAGCTTGCTCCAGGAGGCcgatcagcagcaacaacaacagcagcatcagcatgTGGAACCTTCGCAGCAATATGGACCACCAGAACCGGCCACCTACCACCAGGAAGTAAGCTACGCCCACCAACTGGCACCCACGCCGGCACCCGTCCAGTACGCACCCATCGATGATGTTTACCAGAGCTACAAGGGtcgccaccagcaacagctgcagcagcaacaatatgAGCCGCAACAATACTACGCGCCCATGGACTACCAGCAGCCCACACAGTTCTACTACGCACAGCCGCAATCCcatttgcagcagcagcctcaGCTCTATCTGATAGCAATGGCCCAACCTGAACCGGAACCGGAGCCACAGCAACCACAGCAGcaccatcatcagcagcaccatcatcatcttcagcagcagcagcatcagccaATATACGTTCCAGAATCTGATCCACCGACGGGTCCTTCAGGTGGTCCTGAACAGGAACCGGAAGCGGACCACAGCCTGCCCATAACGGAAAACAACCCACGACCCACCCACACCAAGGTCATTTTCAATCCGTACCcctaccagcagcagcagcagcagcaacagcaacagcagtccACCAACATCGaggagcaccagcagcagtcgGAGGGCGAACGCCCCTTCAACTACCACGCCCATGCGATCAAGATGCGCCAGGGCAAAAGGGCGGCCATGCCTGAACCCGCGGATGGGGACGTGGGGCCCAGTTCGGGCGACAAGGGACTCCAACAGATCAGGGAGTATGTGAGGGAGAAACTGGGCGCTGAAATGGGTTCGGCTGTCGAATACAAGACGACACAGCTGCTCGAGGGCTGA
- the LOC6615950 gene encoding uncharacterized protein LOC6615950 has translation MARLMALIMAVLLHSVLGISYYYYFRESPGSAAPLLGAWLFSACVVTLLHGVRMFPSALPADQRFRNGNRNLRGNESSWASLLLETGVCCLVLDLTLSKLWHRIESLCQCAIVGILQALAVEEQTFLACEYWTLGLTTGLIGGCLLWLSLWATALPQKLRCGMLDWRRTLHRRCSALIFGSLEPGTPMPTQSQGSAQSFAT, from the coding sequence ATGGCTCGACTCATGGCTTTGATCATGGCGGTGTTGCTTCACTCGGTGCTGGGCATCTCGTACTACTACTACTTTCGCGAATCTCCCGGCTCCGCTGCTCCTCTCTTGGGCGCCTGGCTCTTCTCCGCCTGCGTGGTGACTCTTCTTCACGGCGTGAGAATGTTTCCAAGTGCCCTGCCCGCCGATCAGCGGTTCAGGAATGGGAATCGAAACCTTCGCGGCAATGAGTCCTCCTGGGCATCGCTCTTACTCGAGACAGGCGTCTGCTGTTTGGTGCTGGATCTGACGCTTAGCAAACTGTGGCATCGCATAGAGTCCCTTTGCCAGTGCGCCATTGTGGGCATACTCCAGGCCTTGGCCGTCGAGGAGCAAACCTTCCTGGCTTGCGAGTACTGGACTTTGGGCCTGACTACCGGCCTGATCGGCGGCTGTCTTTTGTGGCTTTCCCTATGGGCCACCGCGTTGCCCCAGAAGCTCCGCTGCGGGATGCTCGACTGGCGTCGCACCCTTCATCGCCGCTGCTCCGCGCTGATCTTCGGAAGCCTCGAGCCCGGCACTCCAATGCCGACCCAATCCCAGGGAAGCGCACAGAGCTTTGCCACCTGA
- the LOC6615951 gene encoding uncharacterized protein LOC6615951 isoform X2 — translation MQVLHHLILLFIVLINDVHGILQPSGYDDDTSPLPLRLDDLERDHLQQLDLNRPPLLPNHYEWHPDVAASLPPSYIQEAAQRDRERERDLERNRRLEELRQLQQQHQQLSSGYAFPVHLPGVLYVGPTAATPTPTPSAATTTVASSATRFAKPIVPYDLELGLRPIPYVTSNALPLPVPRPLPTPHARAPFIYGFTGQGNRAASHKLPVQPLLVQQSKQFAYAPAQPPQRHYANGPRVPLPYPPSFVSFTTRRPGSERSRPFRPSQPDPTPDLFAGRSSKSLIDSYIPSWEVLRLIRQHQPQQGFTPIARQTLAYPAPAHLRLYKRDSQEDRSRIVKKSLRQPGKLKETLPEP, via the exons ATG CAGGTGTTGCACCACCTGATTCTTCTATTCATCGTTTTGATTAACGATGTCCACGGCATCCTGCAACCTTCTGGCTACGACGACGACACTTCGCCACTGCCACTCCGCCTAGACGACTTGGAACGGGACCACCTGCAGCAGTTGGACCTCAATCGGCCGCCACTCTTGCCCAATCACTACGAATGGCACCCGGATGTGGCCGCCAGTCTGCCGCCCAGCTACATTCAGGAGGCTGCCCAACGGGATCGGGAGCGCGAGCGGGATCTCGAGCGTAATCGGCGACTGGAGGAGCTGcgtcagctgcagcagcagcatcagcagctgAGTTCGGGCTACGCCTTTCCTGTCCACCTGCCAGGTGTGCTCTATGT TGGTCCCacagctgccacgcccactcccacGCCCTCGGCAGCGACGACGACAGTGGCCTCCTCTGCCACTCGATTTGCCAAACCCATAGTTCCCTACGACTTGGAACTAGGGTTGCGCCCCATTCCATATGTAACCAGTAATGCCCTGCCCCTtccagtgccacgcccccttccgACACCCCATGCCCGAGCGCCGTTCATATACGGATTTACCGGCCAGGGCAACCGAGCTGCCAGCCACAAGCTGCCGGTTCAGCCCCTGCTGGTCCAGCAGTCCAAGCAGTTCGCCTACGCTCCCGCTCAGCCCCCCCAGCGGCATTACGCGAATGGGCCACGGGTACCGCTACCGTATCCCCCCAGCTTTGTGAGCTTCACCACTCGGAGACCGGGTTCGGAGCGGAGTAGGCCATTCCGGCCATCGCAGCCGGATCCCACGCCCGATTTGTTCGCTGGACGCTCCTCGAAATCACTGATCGACTCGTACATTCCCAGCTGGGAGGTACTGCGCCTGATTAGACAGCACCAGCCGCAGCAAGGATTCACTCCCATCGCACGCCAAACGCTCGCATATCCCGCTCCGGCGCACTTGAGGCTCTACAAGCGAGATTCCCAGGAGGACCGGTCGAGAATCGTGAAAAAATCGCTGAGACAGCCCGGCAAACTCAAGGAAACCTTACCCGAACCATAG
- the LOC6615954 gene encoding GATA zinc finger domain-containing protein 10, translating into MLKAVKIPLLFALLGVVCVQAVVVGPHTLHNNNKNGYRYNGPAHKYLPSEESHSHGSHLDSSHQHGQQGPSNAYNSHHYPAQEQHGQGAQEHDLQQKEVDSWQSALSQQQHQSFGNQQNHQNAYNERPVYQHYQGFNHQQHYGLSQHQEHESYGQQHYQQSPNQLQHHQSQHSNEYAYEPTHFPQQQQHHETQGHKQHQQRQEHWNSVQEQQPQDHEPWQSWHGLQQQQQQHPNRFETQLPLREDLWQPIRELDLEKLPSAEAHASSHKTVAAPGRDVKLVPSYTLSSDFEHDRFIGLDGMGTRLLTQSLPDAYRKQLFSSPPEPSSLAQGHNQPHKPGSAAYGGSHGPSLGESTSDFLQMQSHSYQLPSTFTTHTEWTQDKEQHQHNPQQQATGSRQYSASAFAVSPSYLHASEVSQPPKNSLPHPSRDFQPPYY; encoded by the exons ATGCTCAAAGCCGTAAAG ATCCCCCTGCTCTTCGCCCTTTTGGGTGTTGTGTGTGTCCAGGCCGTCGTGGTCGGTCCCCATACATTGCATAATAACAACAAGAACGGCTACCGCTACAATGGCCCCGCACACAAATATCTGCCATCGGAGGAGTCGCACTCGCACGGCAGCCACTTGGATTCGAGTCACCAGCATGGTCAGCAGGGCCCCAGTAATGCCTACAATTCACACCATTACCCAGCACAGGAGCAACATGGCCAGGGAGCGCAGGAACACGACCTTCAGCAGAAGGAGGTTGACTCCTGGCAATCGGCTCtttcgcagcagcaacaccagagTTTCGGAAACCAGCAAAATCATCAGAACGCCTACAATGAACGACCTGTGTACCAGCACTATCAGGGATTTAACCACCAGCAACATTATGGATTAAGCCAACACCAAGAGCATGAAAGCTACGGGCAGCAGCACTATCAACAGAGCCCCAACCAGCTGCAACACCATCAGTCCCAACACTCAAACGAATATGCCTACGAACCAACTCATTTcccgcagcaacagcagcatcacGAAACTCAGGGTCACAAGCAGCATCAACAGAGGCAAGAGCACTGGAACTCCGTTCAAGAGCAGCAGCCTCAAGATCACGAACCCTGGCAATCATGGCATGGcctccaacagcagcagcagcagcatcccaATCGCTTTGAGACACAGCTTCCGCTGCGGGAAGACCTTTGGCAACCCATTCGTGAGCTGGACCTGGAGAAGCTTCCTTCGGCTGAGGCGCACGCCAGTAGCCACAAGACGGTTGCAGCTCCTGGACGAGATGTAAAGCTCGTGCCCAGTTACACGCTCTCCAGCGACTTTGAGCACGACCGCTTCATCGGACTGGATGGTATGGGCACTCGTCTGCTGACCCAATCTCTGCCAGATGCCTACCGGAAACAACTGTTCTCCTCGCCCCCAGAACCATCGTCTTTAGCTCAGGGACATAACCAGCCACACAAGCCTGGATCCGCAGCCTATGGTGGTTCCCACGGACCTTCCCTTGGCGAATCCACCTCCGATTTCCTGCAAATGCAGTCCCACTCGTATCAGCTGCCTTCAACGTTTACCACTCACACGGAATGGACCCAGGACAAGGAACAGCATCAGCACAATCCCCAGCAGCAAGCCACCGGCAGTCGTCAGTACTCGGCTAGTGCCTTCGCAGTGTCCCCTTCGTATCTGCACGCCTCTGAAGTCTCCCAGCCGCCCAAGAACAGCTTGCCCCATCCTAGCCGTGACTTCCAGCCACCTTACTACTAA
- the LOC6615951 gene encoding uncharacterized protein LOC6615951 isoform X3, producing MVLHHLILLFIVLINDVHGILQPSGYDDDTSPLPLRLDDLERDHLQQLDLNRPPLLPNHYEWHPDVAASLPPSYIQEAAQRDRERERDLERNRRLEELRQLQQQHQQLSSGYAFPVHLPGVLYVGPTAATPTPTPSAATTTVASSATRFAKPIVPYDLELGLRPIPYVTSNALPLPVPRPLPTPHARAPFIYGFTGQGNRAASHKLPVQPLLVQQSKQFAYAPAQPPQRHYANGPRVPLPYPPSFVSFTTRRPGSERSRPFRPSQPDPTPDLFAGRSSKSLIDSYIPSWEVLRLIRQHQPQQGFTPIARQTLAYPAPAHLRLYKRDSQEDRSRIVKKSLRQPGKLKETLPEP from the exons ATG GTGTTGCACCACCTGATTCTTCTATTCATCGTTTTGATTAACGATGTCCACGGCATCCTGCAACCTTCTGGCTACGACGACGACACTTCGCCACTGCCACTCCGCCTAGACGACTTGGAACGGGACCACCTGCAGCAGTTGGACCTCAATCGGCCGCCACTCTTGCCCAATCACTACGAATGGCACCCGGATGTGGCCGCCAGTCTGCCGCCCAGCTACATTCAGGAGGCTGCCCAACGGGATCGGGAGCGCGAGCGGGATCTCGAGCGTAATCGGCGACTGGAGGAGCTGcgtcagctgcagcagcagcatcagcagctgAGTTCGGGCTACGCCTTTCCTGTCCACCTGCCAGGTGTGCTCTATGT TGGTCCCacagctgccacgcccactcccacGCCCTCGGCAGCGACGACGACAGTGGCCTCCTCTGCCACTCGATTTGCCAAACCCATAGTTCCCTACGACTTGGAACTAGGGTTGCGCCCCATTCCATATGTAACCAGTAATGCCCTGCCCCTtccagtgccacgcccccttccgACACCCCATGCCCGAGCGCCGTTCATATACGGATTTACCGGCCAGGGCAACCGAGCTGCCAGCCACAAGCTGCCGGTTCAGCCCCTGCTGGTCCAGCAGTCCAAGCAGTTCGCCTACGCTCCCGCTCAGCCCCCCCAGCGGCATTACGCGAATGGGCCACGGGTACCGCTACCGTATCCCCCCAGCTTTGTGAGCTTCACCACTCGGAGACCGGGTTCGGAGCGGAGTAGGCCATTCCGGCCATCGCAGCCGGATCCCACGCCCGATTTGTTCGCTGGACGCTCCTCGAAATCACTGATCGACTCGTACATTCCCAGCTGGGAGGTACTGCGCCTGATTAGACAGCACCAGCCGCAGCAAGGATTCACTCCCATCGCACGCCAAACGCTCGCATATCCCGCTCCGGCGCACTTGAGGCTCTACAAGCGAGATTCCCAGGAGGACCGGTCGAGAATCGTGAAAAAATCGCTGAGACAGCCCGGCAAACTCAAGGAAACCTTACCCGAACCATAG
- the LOC116802070 gene encoding uncharacterized protein LOC116802070 has translation MLCHRHIYIHCHLFLLQLLVIPLLQGSPVSSPEIASKGSKTPNSLAQVQQQQQQQQEAHLNSLSAYASGYDMAQNQAQVQNQLQGQILSQTDPAFKPSYKMPEMETNFTPMQTAGTPSVASLPSTPMLMQYLPAQTIQDGSGNSVQYLQLIPTRPIIVPISPYLSAAAAAAGSPPAISAGAQPDFGGRTATVLSALPPNYAALQGYASGSINPAAAFRNTYRINREAKDKHFPPSFSLNLNEYLPAASMGLPGGHDASAIGPHVYLRTRS, from the coding sequence ATGCTGTGCCACCGACACATTTACATCCATTGCCACCTGTTCCTGCTGCAGCTCCTGGTGATACCCCTACTTCAGGGTTCCCCCGTTTCGAGTCCGGAGATAGCTAGTAAGGGTTCCAAGACCCCGAATAGCCTGGCACaggtgcaacagcagcagcagcaacaacaggagGCCCACCTGAACTCGCTGAGTGCCTACGCCAGTGGCTACGACATGGCCCAGAACCAGGCTCAAGTCCAAAATCAGCTTCAAGGCCAGATTCTATCACAGACGGATCCGGCATTCAAGCCCTCGTACAAGATGCCTGAGATGGAGACCAACTTCACGCCCATGCAAACGGCGGGAACACCAAGTGTGGCCAGTTTACCATCGACTCCAATGCTCATGCAGTATCTTCCGGCTCAGACAATCCAGGATGGATCCGGAAACTCGGTTCAGTACCTTCAGCTGATTCCCACCCGACCGATCATAGTGCCCATCTCGCCGTACCTCTCGGCTGCCGCAGCGGCCGCCGGATCTCCACCAGCAATCTCCGCCGGCGCACAGCCTGACTTCGGAGGACGAACGGCCACTGTTTTGAGTGCTCTACCGCCCAATTACGCAGCTCTCCAGGGTTATGCCAGTGGGTCCATCAATCCAGCCGCCGCCTTCCGCAATACCTATCGGATCAATCGCGAGGCCAAGGACAAACACTTCCCGCCCTCGTTCTCGCTTAATCTCAACGAGTACTTGCCAGCCGCCTCGATGGGACTGCCTGGAGGCCATGACGCCTCCGCCATTGGTCCACATGTGTACCTGAGGACCAGGTCTTAG